From the Anaeromyxobacter dehalogenans 2CP-1 genome, the window AGGACCTCGCCGCCATCGCCGAGGTGGCCCGCGACTACGAGGTCACGCGGGCGGTGGTGGGGCTCCCGCTCAACATGGACGGCACGGAGGGCCCGTCGGCGCGGCTCGCTCGCGGCTTCGCGCCGCGGCTGGAGGCGGCGCTCGGCGTGCCGGTGGAGCTGTTCGACGAGCGGCTCTCCTCCTTCGAGGCCGAGTCGCGGCTGCGCGCGCGCGGCCTGTCGGCCCGCGAGCAGCGAGGCCAGGTGGACGCGGAGGCCGCGGCCGTCATCCTGCAGGGCTGGCTGGATCGGAGGGCGCCGTGAGGAAGGTCGTCACCCTGCTCGTGCTCCTCGCGCTCGCGGGCGCCGCGTGGGCGGCGCTCACCTGGCGCGACCTGCGATCGTTCGGGGCGACGGCGTACGGCGGCCCCGAGGAGAAGACGGTGGTGGTGCCGAGCGGCGCCCCGGCGCGCGCGGTGATCCGGTCGCTGGCCCAGTCCGGCGTGCTCTCCGACGAGACCCGGGCCTGGCGCTATTTCCGCTGGGTGAAGCGCGACCACCGGCGGCTGCGCGCGGGCGAGTACGCGTTCTCCGGGCCGCTCACCCCGGACCAGGTGCTGGACAAGGTCTACCAGGGCCAGGTGAAGCTCTACCGGTTCACCGTGCCCGAGGGCCTGCGCATGGACGAGATCGCGGAGATCGTCGGGCGCAGCGGCCTCGCGCGCACCGAGGACTTCGCCGCGGTCGCGCACGACCCCGCGACCGCCCGCGCGCTCGGGCTGCCCTACGCGAACCTCGAGGGCTTCCTGTTCCCCGACACGTACACGTTCGCCCGGGGCGTCTCGGCGCGCACCATCGCCGAGGAGATGGTGGAGCGGTTCAAGGAGGAGTACGCGCGCGCCGACGCCGGCCGGCGGCCGGGCGTGACGCTGACGATGGGCGAGGCCGCGACCCTCGCCTCGATCGTCGAGAAGGAGACCGGGCAGCCGGCGGAGCGCGCGCGCATCGCCTGCGTGTTCCACAACCGGCTCCGGCTCGGGATGCGGCTCGGGACCGACCCGACGGTCATGTACGCGACGCTGCTGCGCACCGGCCGCTGGTCGAAGAACATCACGAAGGCCGACCTGCTGGCGACGCACCCGTACAACACGTACACGACCGCCGGGCTGCCGCCCGGGCCCATCGCGAACGCGGGCGCCGCGGCGCTGCAGGCGGCGCTCGCTCCCGCCACCTGCTCCGACCTGTACTTCGTCTCGCGCAACGACGGCACCCACGTGTTCTGCCCGACGCTCGCCTGCCACAACGCGGCGGTGCGCGCCTGGCAGGTCGAGTTCTTCCGCCGGGCGCGCTGACCGCCGGCGGCCGCCTCGCCGCCGCGGTGCCGCGCACGGGGGGACCCGCCTCGCCGCCTGCCCGCAGGCCCCATTGGGCGTGCGTCTCCCGCCGGCCTCGCGGTCTGCAGCCCGCTCCTCCGCTCCTTATGCTCCTTGGGTCGGCGCGCGTGCGCCGAGCCCAGATACAGAGGGAGCGAGATGCGCGAGCCTCGGGAAATGACGACGTCGGGTTGGGTGAACCGGATCGCGGCCCTGCAGGACCGGCAGGGGTACTCGGAGCAGCACTGGGAGGGCTCGTTCGAGGACTATCTCGGGATCGTGCGGCAGAACCCGAAGGTCACCCGCACGGCCTTCCAGCGCGTCTACGACATGATCCTGTCGCACGGGAAGACCGAGTACATCGACAACAAGAAGAAGCTCATCCGGTACAACTTCTTCACCGACCCGGACTTCGGCGGGAAGGACGCGATCTACGGGCTCGACATCGCGCTCATGAAGCTCGTGAACGTGTTCAAGAGCGCGGCGCAGGGCTACGGCACCGAGAAGCGCGTCATCCTGCTGCACGGCCCGGTCGGCTCGTCCAAGTCCACCATCGCGCGCCTGCTCAAGAAGGGGCTCGAGGCGTACTCGAAGACCCCCGAGGGCGCGCTCTACACGTTCGCGTGGGACATCGAGCGCACCAACCTCGACGGGCAGAAGCGCCGCGAGGTGATGCCCTGCCCCATGCACGAGGAGCCGCTGCACCTCGTGCCGCACGAGTGGCGCGGCAAGGTGATCGCCGAGCTGGCCGCGCCCGAGGGCGGCTACGCCATCCCGGACACCGGCGACCTGTGCCCGGCCTGCCGCTTCGTCTTCAAGGACCTGATGACGGAGTACAAGGGCGACTGGGAGAAGGTGATGCAGCACGTGCGCGTGCGCCGCCTGATCCTGTCGGAGAAGGACCGGGTCGGCATCGGCACGTTCCAGCCCAAGGACGAGAAGAACCAGGACTCGACCGAGCTCACCGGCGACATCAACTACCGCAAGATCGCCGAGTACGGCTCCGACTCGGACCCGCGCGCGTTCAACTTCGACGGTGAGTTCAACATCGCGAACCGCGGCATCATCGAGTTCGTCGAGATCCTGAAGCTCGACGTGGCGTTCCTCTACGACCTGCTCGGCGCCACGCAGGAGCACAAGATCAAGCCGAAGAAGTTCCCGCAGACCGACATCGACGAGGTCATCGTCGGGCACACCAACGAGCCCGAGTACAAGAAGCTCCAGTCGAACGAGTTCATGGAGGCGCTCCGGGACCGCACCGTCAAGATCGACATCCCGTACATCTCCCGCCTCGACGAGGAGGTGAAGATCTACGAGCGCGACTACAACAGCCACAAGATCCGCGGGAAGCACATCGCGCCGCACACGCTGGAGATGGCCGCGATGTGGGGCGTGCTCACCCGGCTCGAGGAGCCGAAGAAGCACAACCTCACGCTGGTCCAGAAGCTGAAGCTCTACAACGGCAAGTCGCTGCCGAACTTCACCGAGGACAACATCAAGGAGCTGCGCAAGGAGGCGCTGCGCGAGGGCATGGAGGGCATCAGCCCCCGCTACGTGCAGGACAAGATCTCGAACGCGCTGGTCTCGGACAAGGGCGACGGGTGCGTGAACCCGTTCATGGTGCTGAACGAGCTGGAGGCCGGGCTCCGGCAGCACTCGCTCATCTCCTCGGAGGACCAGCGCAAGCGCTTCCGCGAGCTGCTCACCGACGTGAAGCGCGAGTACGAGGACGTGGTGAAGAACGAGGTCCAGCGCGCCATCAGCGCGGACGAGGACGCGATCACCAAGCTCTGCGCGAACTACATCGACAACATCAAGGCGTACACGCAGCGCGAGAAGGTCCGCAACAAGTACACCGGCCAGTACGAGGAGCCCGACGAGCGGCTGATGCGCTCGATCGAGGAGAAGATCGACATCGCGGAGAGCCGGAAGGACGACTTCCGCCGCGAGATCATGAACTACATCGGCGCCCTCGCCATCGAGGGGAAGACGTTCAACTACCGGACGAACGAGCGGCTGCACAAGGCGCTCGAGCTGAAGCTGTTCGAGGACCAGAAGGACTCGATCAAGCTGAAGAACCTGGTGGCCTCGGTGGTGGACCGCGAGACGCAGGAGAAGATCGACGTCGTGAAGCAGCGGCTCATCAAGAACTACGGCTACTGCGAGGTGTGCTCCACCGACGTCCTGAACTTCGTCGCCTCGATCTTCGCGCGCGGCGACGCGAAGGAGTAGCGCCCCCCGACGCGCTCGGGGAGAGCGGGCCCTTCGACAGGCTCAGGGTGACCGGGTGGTTCGACCGATCGGGCACGGAACGACAGCGAGGACGGGCCGACCATGTCCCTGAAGATCAAGCAGGACCACGCCCGCTTCCGCGACATCGTGCGCGGCCGGATCAAGAGCAACCTCAAGAAGTACGTCCAGAAGGGAGAGATGGTCGGGAAGAAGGGGAAGGACTTCATCACCATCCCGATCCCGACCATCGACATCCCGCACTTCCGCTTCGGCGAGCGCTCGCAGGGCGGCGTCGGCCAGGGCGAGGGCGAGCCGGGCGATCCGCTCTCGCCCGGCGACGGGCAGGCCGGCAGCGGGCAGGCCGGTCAGGGCGAGGGGCAGCACATCCTCGAGGTGGACGTGCCGCTCGAGGAGCTGGCCGACATCCTCGGCGAGGAGCTCGCCCTGCCCCGCATCGAGCCGCGCGGCAAGGACCGCATCATCGCCACGCGCCTCAAGTACACCGGGGTCGCGCCGAGCGGCCCGGAGTCGCTGCGCCACTTCAAGCGCACCTACAAGCAGGCCCTGCGGCGGCAGATCGCGAGCGGCTCGTACAACTGGCGACGCCCGGTGATCGTCCCGGTGCGCGAGGACCGCCGCTACCGCACCTGGAAGCAGGTCCCGCTCCCCGAGACCAACGCGGTCGTCATCTACATGATGGACGTGTCGGGCTCGATGGGCGACGAGCAGAAGGAGATCGTCCGCATCGAGTCCTTCTGGATCGATACCTGGCTGCGGAAGCACTACAAGGGCCTGGAGAGCCGCTACATCATCCACGACGCGGTGGCGCGCGAGGTGGACCGCGACACGTTCTTCCACACGCGCGAGTCGGGCGGGACCATGATCTCGTCCGCCTACAAGCTCGCGCTCGAGATGATCGAGACCGACTACGCGCCCACCTCCTGGAACGTGTACCCGTTCCACTTCTCCGACGGCGACAACTGGAGCGCCGACGACACCCGCCTCTGCGTGGAGCTGCTGCAGAACCGCATCCTCCCGGCGGTGAACCTGTTCTGCTACGGCCAGGTGGAGAGCCCCTACGGCTCGGGCCAGTTCATCAAGGACCTGAAGGAGTCCGTCGGCCCGCGCGAGAACGTGGCGCTGTCCGAGATCGCGGACAAGGAAGCGATCTACGCCTCCATCAAGACGTTCCTCGGCACCGGGAAGTAGGCGCGCATGGACAAGCACACCCACCTGCCCTCGCACCTGCACGACATCCGCAACCGCGTGGAGGGGTACGCGCGCGCCTACGGGCTCGACTTCTTCGACACGGTCTTCGAGGTGCTCGGGTTCGACGAGATCAACATGGTGGCCGCGTACGGCGGCTTCCCGAACCGCTACCCGCACTGGCGCTTCGGGATGGACTACGAGCGGCTGTCGAAGGGCTACGAGTACGGGCTCTCGAAGATCTACGAGATGGTCATCAACAACGACCCCTCGTACGCGTACCTGCTCGAGTCCAACATGGACGTGGACCAGAAGCTGGTGATGGCCCACGTCTTCGGGCACGTCGACTTCTTCAAGAACAACTTCATGTTCCGGCACACCAACCGGAAGATGATGGACCAGATGGCGAACCACGCCACTCGCGTGCGCCGCTACCAGGACAAGCTCGGGGTCGAGCTGGTCGAGGACTTCATCGACCGCTGCCTCTCCATCGAGAACCTGATCGACTACCAGTCACCCTACGTGAAGCGGCGGCCGGACCGGACCGGCGTCGAGGGCGAGGGCGCGGAGCGCCAGGTGGCGCAGGGGTTCAAGAACGAGCGCGAGTACATGCGGGAGTACATCAACCCGCGCGAGTTCATGCAGGAGCAGCAGCGCAAGCTGGACGAGGAGGCCGCGCGCAAGAAGAAGTTCCCGGAGCGGGCCGAGCGCGACGTGCTGCTGTTCCTGCTCGAGCACGCGCCGCTGGAGCGCTGGGAGCACGACGTGCTCTCGATCATCCGCGAGGAGGCCTACTACTTCGCGCCCCAGGGCCAGACCAAGATCATGAACGAGGGGTGGGCCACCTACTGGCACTCCAAGATCATGACCGAGAAGGCGCTCGACGCCTCCGAGGTCATCGACTACGCCGACCACCACTCCGGCACGCTCGCCACCCACCCCGGGCAGCTCAACCCCTACAAGCTCGGGGTGGAGCTGTGGCGCGACATCGAGGACCGGTGGAACAAGGGGCGCTTCGGGAAGGAGTACGACGAGTGCGACTCCTTCGTCGCCCGCAAGCAGTGGGACAAGCAGCTCGGGGTGGGACGCGACAAGATCTTCGAGGTGCGCAAGCACTACAACGACGTCACCTTCATCGACGAGTTCCTCAGCCTGGAGTTCTGCGTCCAGCAGCGCCTCTTCACCTTCGGCTACAACGAGAAGCACCAGCGCTGGGAGATCATGGAGCGCGAGTTCCGCAAGGTGAAGGAGAAGCTCCTCCACATGCTCACCAACTTCGGGCAGCCGGAGATCGCCGTCGAGGACGGCAACTGGGAGAACCGGGGCGAGCTCTACCTGGTCCACAAGCACGACGGGGTGGACCTGAAGCTCGACTACGCCCGCGACACCCTCCGCCACGTGCAGTCCCTGTGGCGCAGGCCGGTCAACCTCCACACCAAGGTGGAGGGCCGAGGCACCATCTTCCGGTACGACGGCAAGGAGCACTCGGACCGGCGGGCCGACCTGTAGGCCGAGGTGGTCGACTCGGAGCTTCCTGTTCCCTTTCTCGCCTGCTAGATTCCCGCGCCGATGCAAGTACCTCGCTTCGACGACGCCCCCCGCCGCCGCCGCCTCCCCGTGCTGCTCGCCGGCGCCGGCTTCCTCGCCCTCCTGATCCTCGCGCTCGCCGGAGCCGCCGGCGGCCTCCGCACGGTGCCCGGCGCGCCGGCCGCCCCGGTCGCTGCTGCGCCCGAGGCCGCGGCCATGCTGCCCGCGCCCACCACCGCCACGCTCGCCCCGCACAAGCCCACGCCGGCGGAGCGGTTCCGCGCGGTGACGGTGCGGCTCGCCCGCAACCAGACCCTCGCGCAGGCGCTGGTGAAGCTCGACGTGCCGATGGCGCAGGTGAACGCGGTGGTGGCCTCGCTGAAGGGGCTGTTCCCGTTCCACCGCGCCCGCCCTGGCGACCAGCTCCGGGTGGAGCGCCGCGACGAGGACGGCGAGCTGCACCGGTTCAGCTACCGGCAGGGGCCGGCGGACGAGTGGACCGTGGAGCGCAAGGAGGACGGGTCCTTCGAGGCTCGCAAGCGCCCGGTCGAGCTGACCACCGAGGTGGCGCGCGTGGCGGTGAAGGTGGAGGGCTCGCTATGGGCGTCGCTGGAGCGCGCCGGCGAGGATCCCGAGCTGGCCGTGCTCGCCTCCGACGTGCTGGCCTGGGACGTCGACTTCTACCAGGACGTCCGCGCCGGCGACGCCATGACCATGGTGGTCGAGAAGGTGCTCGCCGACGGCAAGCTGCTCCGCTACGGCGAGGTGCTGGCCGCCGAGTACAAGGGCGAGGCGGCCGGCCGTAAGCGGCTGTTCCGCTACACCGATCCGGACGGCCACACCAGCTACTACGACGAGAACGGCAACAGCGCGCGGCGCGGCTTCCTGAAGTCGCCGCTCAAGCTCGCGCGCGTCACCTCCGGCTTCGGGATGCGCAACCACCCGCTGCTCGGCTACGTCCGCGCCCACCAGGGCGTGGACTACGGCGCGCCCACCGGCACGCCGGTCTGGGCCGTCGGGGACGGGCAGGTCCGCGAGGCCGGCTGGAAGGGCGGCTGCGGCAAGGCGGTGGTGCTGAAGCACCGCAACGGCCTGGAGTCGGTCTACTGCCACCTGTCGGCGGTGGCGGTCTCCGCGGGCAAGGCGGTGTCGCAGAAGCAGGTCATCGGCTACGTCGGCTCGACCGGCCTCTCGACCGGCCCGCACCTGCACTTCGCGGTGAAGCGCGGCGGGTCCTTCGTGAACCCGCTCCGGCTGCAGATCCCGCGCGACGCGCCCATCCCCGCGAAGTGGGCCGCCGACTTCGCCGAGAAGATCGCGCCGGTGCGGGCCAGCCTGGCCGGCGAGCCGGTCGCGCTCAACTAGCCCGCAGCACCGCCAGCGAGAGCCCGGGGAGGATCCCGGGCACGAGCGCCCACTCCAGCGCGCGCGCGCCGCTGGGCGTCGCCACCGTCGCGGCGCCCTGCCCGGCGGCCGCGCCGGACAGGTCGAGCGCGGTCTGGGCCACGTCCGCCGGCCGTCGTCCGCGCAGCGCCTCGAGGGATGCCCCCAGCAGCCGCTCCGCCGCGGGGTTCGCGTCCACGCAGCGCCCCTCCCCGTCCACGATGATCATCCCGTCGCGCGCGCTCGCGAACACCGCGCGCGCCAGCCGCTCGCGCCCGCGCAGCGCCTCGGCGGCCGCCCGCGCGTCCACCGCCGTGGCGACCACGTTCGCGACCGTCTCGAGGAAGCTCAGCTCGTCGCGCTCGAACGCCCGGGGCGCCGGGCCGGCCACCAGCAGGACACCGTGGGCGCGGCCGCTCCCGCGCACCGGCACCGCCAGCGCGCAGCCCGCGCCCGCGGCGGCGAGCAGCGCGTCCGCCAGCCGGCCGTCGCGCGCGACGTCCGGCGCGCGCGCCGGGGCGCCGCTCGCGTGCGCCAGCCCCGCCAGCGTCATCACGCTCGGCACCCCGCGCCCGCGGACATCCACGGGGAAGCCCGAGGCCGCGCGCACGCGCAGCCCGCCGTCCGCGACCTCCAGGAACGCGCCCGCCGGCAGCGCCAGCGCCGAGGCCGCCAGCGCGGCGGCCGCGTCGAGCACGTCCTGCACCTCGGGGAGGCCCAGGGCGAGCTGGGAGACGCGCGCCACCGCGGCGCTGCGGCGCAGCTCGGCCGCGCGCCTCGCCTCGTCCGAGCCGGCCCCGACCGGATCGCGGTGGCGCTGGGCGTCGCGCCAGCGCGCCACGATGAGGCGGGGCGCGCTCCTGGGCCAGGCCCGCGCCGCGAACTCGAGCCAGCGGACCGAGCCGTCGGCGTGGCGCGCGCGGACCTCGATCGGCAGGCCGTCGTCGAGCGGCGTGGACCGGGCGCTCGCCATGCTGGCGACGTCCTCGGGGGCCACGAGCGCCCAGGCGTTGCGGCCGATCAGCTCGCCGGCGCGGTAGCCGAGGAGCCGCTCGATGCCGTCGCTGAGGTAGAGGATGTCGGCGGCGGGGGAGAGGACGCCGATGACGTCGTCGGAGAACTCGGCCACCGCGGCGTGCAGGCCGTCGCCGAGGTGATCGACCTCGCGCGCGGCGTCTGCCGGCGCGCCGGAGCCGGCGCGCATGCCGGCGCCGGCCTCGAGCTCCGCGATCCGTCGGTACAGCGTGGCCAGCTCGCGCAGCAGCTCCGGGGTGGTGGCGAAGGGCATGGGGGTCTCCGGATCATACCGATCCGGGGTGTTCCCCCAAGCCCCACGGACGCGTGGCGTCCCTGCCGCCTCCGGGTCAGCGCCGCCGGCGGCGCGCCTTCTCGGCGGCGAGCTTCTTGCCGTTCCACTCCTTGCCGTCGAGGGCGGCCACGGTGGCCTCCAGCGCGGCGGGCGGGACGTCCACGTAGCTGTGCGAGCGGCGCACCTCCACGCCGACCGGCTCGAGCTCCGGCGCGAGCGCCCGGAGCGCCTCGCGCACCCTGGCCTCGTCCGCGCCGTCCTGCTCGCCGAGCGTCACGAAGACGCGGGCGCGCTGGGGCGCCGCGGCCGCTCCGGCCTCGGCGGCCACCTCGACCACCGGGGTGCCGTCGCCGTTCGCCGCCGGCGGAGCTTCGGGCCGGGCGCCGGCCGTCGCCTCGCGATCGCGTCCGCCGCGGCGGCCGCGATCCCGATCCCGATCCCGGTCCCGATCCCGGTCCCGGTCCCGGTCCCGATCGCGGCCGCGGTCGCGCGAGCGCTCCCGGCCGCCCTCAGGCCGGCCCTCGCCGGCCTCGCGCCGGGCCTCACCGGCCTCGCGGCCCTCGCGCTCCTCGCCGCCCGGCGCGCGGCGCCCGGCGGCGCGGCCCTCGGGCTGCACCCGGCGCTCGTGCTCCGTGCGCTTGTGCTCGGCCTTCTCGCGGTCCTGCGCCTTCTCCATGCGCTGGTGCGTGAAGAAGTACTTGAGCGCGAACGAGATCAGGTACTCGCCATCGGGCCGGTTGCGCAGCTCCTGGGCGAGCGGGATGTAGGCCTCGAAGATCGAGGAGCTCATCGCGTCCTTGAGGACGGCGACGTGGCGGTCGGTCCAGATCTTCCGCGCCTCCTCCGGCGTCGGGAGCGCCTTCTTCTCGAAGACGATCTCGTACTTCTTCTGCAGCGCGGTCAGCGTGTGCAGGTCGCCGCCGGACACGAGCGAGAGGCTGGTGCCCTTCTTGCCGATGCGGCCGGTGCGGCCCACGCGGTGCAGGAACACCGCCGGGTCCTCGGGCAGCGAGTAGTTGATGACGTGCGAGAGGTCGGAGATGTCGATG encodes:
- the ruvX gene encoding Holliday junction resolvase RuvX yields the protein MRTLGVDLGRVRIGLAVADEILRTARAVTTVVRRTEAEDLAAIAEVARDYEVTRAVVGLPLNMDGTEGPSARLARGFAPRLEAALGVPVELFDERLSSFEAESRLRARGLSAREQRGQVDAEAAAVILQGWLDRRAP
- the mltG gene encoding endolytic transglycosylase MltG; translated protein: MRKVVTLLVLLALAGAAWAALTWRDLRSFGATAYGGPEEKTVVVPSGAPARAVIRSLAQSGVLSDETRAWRYFRWVKRDHRRLRAGEYAFSGPLTPDQVLDKVYQGQVKLYRFTVPEGLRMDEIAEIVGRSGLARTEDFAAVAHDPATARALGLPYANLEGFLFPDTYTFARGVSARTIAEEMVERFKEEYARADAGRRPGVTLTMGEAATLASIVEKETGQPAERARIACVFHNRLRLGMRLGTDPTVMYATLLRTGRWSKNITKADLLATHPYNTYTTAGLPPGPIANAGAAALQAALAPATCSDLYFVSRNDGTHVFCPTLACHNAAVRAWQVEFFRRAR
- a CDS encoding PrkA family serine protein kinase → MREPREMTTSGWVNRIAALQDRQGYSEQHWEGSFEDYLGIVRQNPKVTRTAFQRVYDMILSHGKTEYIDNKKKLIRYNFFTDPDFGGKDAIYGLDIALMKLVNVFKSAAQGYGTEKRVILLHGPVGSSKSTIARLLKKGLEAYSKTPEGALYTFAWDIERTNLDGQKRREVMPCPMHEEPLHLVPHEWRGKVIAELAAPEGGYAIPDTGDLCPACRFVFKDLMTEYKGDWEKVMQHVRVRRLILSEKDRVGIGTFQPKDEKNQDSTELTGDINYRKIAEYGSDSDPRAFNFDGEFNIANRGIIEFVEILKLDVAFLYDLLGATQEHKIKPKKFPQTDIDEVIVGHTNEPEYKKLQSNEFMEALRDRTVKIDIPYISRLDEEVKIYERDYNSHKIRGKHIAPHTLEMAAMWGVLTRLEEPKKHNLTLVQKLKLYNGKSLPNFTEDNIKELRKEALREGMEGISPRYVQDKISNALVSDKGDGCVNPFMVLNELEAGLRQHSLISSEDQRKRFRELLTDVKREYEDVVKNEVQRAISADEDAITKLCANYIDNIKAYTQREKVRNKYTGQYEEPDERLMRSIEEKIDIAESRKDDFRREIMNYIGALAIEGKTFNYRTNERLHKALELKLFEDQKDSIKLKNLVASVVDRETQEKIDVVKQRLIKNYGYCEVCSTDVLNFVASIFARGDAKE
- a CDS encoding DUF444 family protein, whose amino-acid sequence is MSLKIKQDHARFRDIVRGRIKSNLKKYVQKGEMVGKKGKDFITIPIPTIDIPHFRFGERSQGGVGQGEGEPGDPLSPGDGQAGSGQAGQGEGQHILEVDVPLEELADILGEELALPRIEPRGKDRIIATRLKYTGVAPSGPESLRHFKRTYKQALRRQIASGSYNWRRPVIVPVREDRRYRTWKQVPLPETNAVVIYMMDVSGSMGDEQKEIVRIESFWIDTWLRKHYKGLESRYIIHDAVAREVDRDTFFHTRESGGTMISSAYKLALEMIETDYAPTSWNVYPFHFSDGDNWSADDTRLCVELLQNRILPAVNLFCYGQVESPYGSGQFIKDLKESVGPRENVALSEIADKEAIYASIKTFLGTGK
- a CDS encoding SpoVR family protein — protein: MDKHTHLPSHLHDIRNRVEGYARAYGLDFFDTVFEVLGFDEINMVAAYGGFPNRYPHWRFGMDYERLSKGYEYGLSKIYEMVINNDPSYAYLLESNMDVDQKLVMAHVFGHVDFFKNNFMFRHTNRKMMDQMANHATRVRRYQDKLGVELVEDFIDRCLSIENLIDYQSPYVKRRPDRTGVEGEGAERQVAQGFKNEREYMREYINPREFMQEQQRKLDEEAARKKKFPERAERDVLLFLLEHAPLERWEHDVLSIIREEAYYFAPQGQTKIMNEGWATYWHSKIMTEKALDASEVIDYADHHSGTLATHPGQLNPYKLGVELWRDIEDRWNKGRFGKEYDECDSFVARKQWDKQLGVGRDKIFEVRKHYNDVTFIDEFLSLEFCVQQRLFTFGYNEKHQRWEIMEREFRKVKEKLLHMLTNFGQPEIAVEDGNWENRGELYLVHKHDGVDLKLDYARDTLRHVQSLWRRPVNLHTKVEGRGTIFRYDGKEHSDRRADL
- a CDS encoding M23 family metallopeptidase, which produces MQVPRFDDAPRRRRLPVLLAGAGFLALLILALAGAAGGLRTVPGAPAAPVAAAPEAAAMLPAPTTATLAPHKPTPAERFRAVTVRLARNQTLAQALVKLDVPMAQVNAVVASLKGLFPFHRARPGDQLRVERRDEDGELHRFSYRQGPADEWTVERKEDGSFEARKRPVELTTEVARVAVKVEGSLWASLERAGEDPELAVLASDVLAWDVDFYQDVRAGDAMTMVVEKVLADGKLLRYGEVLAAEYKGEAAGRKRLFRYTDPDGHTSYYDENGNSARRGFLKSPLKLARVTSGFGMRNHPLLGYVRAHQGVDYGAPTGTPVWAVGDGQVREAGWKGGCGKAVVLKHRNGLESVYCHLSAVAVSAGKAVSQKQVIGYVGSTGLSTGPHLHFAVKRGGSFVNPLRLQIPRDAPIPAKWAADFAEKIAPVRASLAGEPVALN
- a CDS encoding PAS domain S-box protein, which translates into the protein MPFATTPELLRELATLYRRIAELEAGAGMRAGSGAPADAAREVDHLGDGLHAAVAEFSDDVIGVLSPAADILYLSDGIERLLGYRAGELIGRNAWALVAPEDVASMASARSTPLDDGLPIEVRARHADGSVRWLEFAARAWPRSAPRLIVARWRDAQRHRDPVGAGSDEARRAAELRRSAAVARVSQLALGLPEVQDVLDAAAALAASALALPAGAFLEVADGGLRVRAASGFPVDVRGRGVPSVMTLAGLAHASGAPARAPDVARDGRLADALLAAAGAGCALAVPVRGSGRAHGVLLVAGPAPRAFERDELSFLETVANVVATAVDARAAAEALRGRERLARAVFASARDGMIIVDGEGRCVDANPAAERLLGASLEALRGRRPADVAQTALDLSGAAAGQGAATVATPSGARALEWALVPGILPGLSLAVLRAS
- a CDS encoding DEAD/DEAH box helicase, with translation MEEVHGEAPSAAPSDYVSEASFDDMGLSEPVRRAVAEHGYTKPTPVQSATFRPIRDGKDVIVRSKTGTGKTAAFSIPILERIPDGRRKPSALVMCPTRELAIQVAEEVTALAKHRDLGVVTIYGGASMGDQLDKLKAGAEIVVGTPGRIYDHIRRKTLRLEEVMVCCLDEADEMLNMGFFEEVTRILDHLPADVQQLLFSATVPADIEQIIHDYLTDPETILLSGDEYKVENINNVMYPTVDAYPKPRNLLYMIGMEEPEAAIIFCNTRSDTSLVTAVLNRNGYDAELLNGDLPQKERERVMAKVKRGEVRFMVATDIAARGIDISDLSHVINYSLPEDPAVFLHRVGRTGRIGKKGTSLSLVSGGDLHTLTALQKKYEIVFEKKALPTPEEARKIWTDRHVAVLKDAMSSSIFEAYIPLAQELRNRPDGEYLISFALKYFFTHQRMEKAQDREKAEHKRTEHERRVQPEGRAAGRRAPGGEEREGREAGEARREAGEGRPEGGRERSRDRGRDRDRDRDRDRDRDRDRDRGRRGGRDREATAGARPEAPPAANGDGTPVVEVAAEAGAAAAPQRARVFVTLGEQDGADEARVREALRALAPELEPVGVEVRRSHSYVDVPPAALEATVAALDGKEWNGKKLAAEKARRRRR